The Marinomonas sp. CT5 genome contains the following window.
TGCAGGCAAGTAGGGCAGAAAGGGTTCTACTTCTTCCAGTTTATCAAACTCAATGGCTTGACTGCCGTTAGCAATTCGTCGAGCAAATAAGTCGTTAAAGCTCTGGCGTGACTTCTTGTAGTTGAAACGGAAGGTCTCGGATAACGTCATGCCGTCTTCATCGTGATAAGTGATCTTGATGTTTTTTTCTTTGAGGTTGATGTCCGGTGTTATGGCGGAGCAGCGCAATACTTTATTGTTTTTTAGGTTGAGTGCGCTTCTTAATAAGTCATCAGGGTCGATGAGTTTCTCAGCGCAGTGCTGGCATTGGCGTGCTGCAATATCATTTTCTTCATTGCAATGGGGGCAGCGTTTAAAGCGAAATCGATACGAGCATTGTTCTTCACCGTATTCGGTTTCTACGAGACCGTGACAACGTCGGCCAAAATGCTCAAGGATATTACCTTCCGAATCCTTTCTTCCCCAAAATGTATTGGCAAAGTCGCAGGCAGGGCAATGAATTTGTACCGCGACTGAATCTTGCGTAGGGCGTTTCTCGCCAATCTCAGGCTGGAATATGTTGTAGCCATTATTGGTGTAGTCTAAGACTAGACAGTCTTTTTTTTCTGGGCTTAATCGTAAGCCTCGACCAACAATTTGTTGGAACAAGCTAATGGATTGAGTTGGTCGCAATATGGCGATCACATCCACATGAGGTGCATCAAATCCTGTTGTCAAAACCGATACATTGACTAGGTACTTGATCTCTTTGTTTTTAAAGGCAGTGATCAATGAATCCCGTTGTTTTTGTTTAGTCTGGCCTGTTATTAGCGCGGTTTTATCCTCAGGAAGGTAGCTGACGATTTCTTTTGCGTGGTCTATCGTGGCGGCAAATATCATCACCCCTTGGCGGTCTTGGCTCAGTTGGAGTATTTGCTCGCTGACGGCTTTGGTTACTCGTGGGTGTTTGTGAATGAGTTCATTCAGTGCGATGTCGTCGGTGCTTTGTTCACCATCCAAACTTTCCGTTAATAAGCTGAAATCATAATGCGCAATGGCGGCATCATAATGAATTGGAGGCGTCAGGTAGCCTTTTTTCACCATGTGTTGCAGTGGTAGTTCGAAAATACACTTTTTAAACAGAGAGTTTGTGCAGGTTCTTGTGTAACCACGGTAATGATTCTGATAAATCCAGCCGCTGCCTAGGCGATAGGGCGTGGCGGTCAGTCCCAGAATTTTAACGTTAGGGTTTAACTGTCTAAAATGTTCGATGGTTTTGTTGTATTGCCCACTGTCTTCCATGCCAACCCGATGGCATTCATCAATGATGATCAAACTCGCCGGTTCAACAAAGCTTTCTAGATTGGATGACAGAGATTGAATGCTGGCAAAGGTGGTTTTTTCGGTGCTGGATTTTTGGTTTAACCCCGCAGAAAAAATACCCGCCGTGGCCCCAGTGGCTAGAAACTTAGCGTGGTTTTGCTCCACCAATTCTTTGACATGGGCCAGACAGATGACACGACCTTTGGCGAGTCGGCTGAGTTCGGCAATGACGAGGCTTTTGCCGGCCCCAGTGGGTAAAACAATAACAGCTGGATCATCACTGCTGCGAAAATGCGCCAAAGAGGCCTCAACGGCTTGGGTTTGGTAGTCTCGTAATTGAAAGGTTTGGGGCATTGTATTTTGCATCTATGTGATGAAATCTAGGTGTGTTGTCTCGTTGGCTACAGTATTATGACCGCTCTCGTAATTTTGCCTGTTTAAAAGTGAATAATCCATCTATGTCTACCAAAGTGTTACCTGCTAAGCGTCTATATGTAGAAAACTCTATCCCTGCTTTTAGTCGAGAGGAGCCATTTGAAAACTTGTTAATGGATCTGCAAACCAAGGGTTGGAGTGTGCAAGATGACTTTTTTTCAACGGATTTCACCCAAGCCTTAGTGGATGAAGCGGAGAGTATTCAAAATGCCTATATGTTGCAGGCTGGTATTGGTCGGAAGCAAGACCACCAAATCGAGTTGGATGCGCGACGGGATTACATTCAGTGGATTGATCCAGACAAACCCATTCGCACCGATTTCTTGAAGATGATGGCGGATTTGCGTGTTGCCCTAAATCGCCGTTTGTTTCTTGGATTGTTTGATTATGAAGCTCACTTTGCTCGTTATGAAGAAGGGGCTTTTTATGAAAAACACATTGATGCTTTTAAAGGTCAGAGTAACCGTATTCTTTCTACCGTTTTGTATTTAAACGAAGATTGGCAAGATGGAGATGGGGGCGAACTCATTATTTATGACGAACATGACCCTTCTATTGAGGTGGGGCGATTCTTCCCTAAGAAGGGGCGTTTGGCCGTGTTTCTGAGTGAATGTTTTTACCATGAAGTGGTCGTAGCCAAGCGCACCCGACACAGTATTGCAGGCTGGTTCCGAGTCAATAACACCACAGGCTCGACCCTTGATCCAGATCAATAAATCTCTATAATACGCGGCTTGTTTAATTGCTCTGGTTTTACGTTCCAGATCGCATAGGAGAATGATATGTCCAAAGTCGTAGTATGTGCCCTTTATAAGTTTGTGGATTTGCCTCAGTTTGAATCGTTGCGCGAGCCACTGCAAAAAACCTTAGAAGATAATGGTATTCGCGGCACCTTGTTGCTTGCAAGTGAAGGGATTAATGGCACGGTAGCGGGTTCTCGTGAAGGGATCGATGCTCTGTTGGCTTGGTTGGATGAACAGCCTGGTTTAGACAATATCGTGTCTAAAGAGTCTTATGACGAAGACATGCCATTCTACCGCACGAAAGTGAAACTCAAAAAAGAAATCGTCACCATGGGGGTTGAAGGTATTGATCCTAAACGTGTCGTTGGTACCTATGTTAAGCCGACCGAATGGAACGCTTTGATTTCTGATCCTGATGTGGTTTTGGTGGATACGCGTAATGATTACGAAGTGCAAATCGGTACGTTCAAAAATGCCATCAATCCGAAAACAGAAACATTCCGTGAGTTTCCTTCTTATGTAAAAGAGAACATGGACCCTGCGAAACACAAGAAAGTGGCTATGTTCTGCACCGGTGGTATTCGTTGTGAAAAATCCACTGCCTACATGCTAGAGCAAGGTTTTGAAGAGGTGTATCACCTTGAAGGCGGCATCTTGAAGTACTTGGAAGAAGTGCCGAAAGAAGAAACCATGTGGGAAGGTGAGTGTTTTGTTTTTGATAATCGCGTTTCTGTAAATCACGATTTGCAAAAAGGTGAATATGACCAATGTCACGCCTGTCGTATGCCTATTACGGAAGAAGAAAAACAAAGC
Protein-coding sequences here:
- a CDS encoding DEAD/DEAH box helicase, whose amino-acid sequence is MPQTFQLRDYQTQAVEASLAHFRSSDDPAVIVLPTGAGKSLVIAELSRLAKGRVICLAHVKELVEQNHAKFLATGATAGIFSAGLNQKSSTEKTTFASIQSLSSNLESFVEPASLIIIDECHRVGMEDSGQYNKTIEHFRQLNPNVKILGLTATPYRLGSGWIYQNHYRGYTRTCTNSLFKKCIFELPLQHMVKKGYLTPPIHYDAAIAHYDFSLLTESLDGEQSTDDIALNELIHKHPRVTKAVSEQILQLSQDRQGVMIFAATIDHAKEIVSYLPEDKTALITGQTKQKQRDSLITAFKNKEIKYLVNVSVLTTGFDAPHVDVIAILRPTQSISLFQQIVGRGLRLSPEKKDCLVLDYTNNGYNIFQPEIGEKRPTQDSVAVQIHCPACDFANTFWGRKDSEGNILEHFGRRCHGLVETEYGEEQCSYRFRFKRCPHCNEENDIAARQCQHCAEKLIDPDDLLRSALNLKNNKVLRCSAITPDINLKEKNIKITYHDEDGMTLSETFRFNYKKSRQSFNDLFARRIANGSQAIEFDKLEEVEPFLPYLPAPDFVIAKKQKQHWQVTERLFDYQGPYRKANELG
- a CDS encoding 2OG-Fe(II) oxygenase encodes the protein MLSRWLQYYDRSRNFACLKVNNPSMSTKVLPAKRLYVENSIPAFSREEPFENLLMDLQTKGWSVQDDFFSTDFTQALVDEAESIQNAYMLQAGIGRKQDHQIELDARRDYIQWIDPDKPIRTDFLKMMADLRVALNRRLFLGLFDYEAHFARYEEGAFYEKHIDAFKGQSNRILSTVLYLNEDWQDGDGGELIIYDEHDPSIEVGRFFPKKGRLAVFLSECFYHEVVVAKRTRHSIAGWFRVNNTTGSTLDPDQ
- a CDS encoding rhodanese-related sulfurtransferase, with product MSKVVVCALYKFVDLPQFESLREPLQKTLEDNGIRGTLLLASEGINGTVAGSREGIDALLAWLDEQPGLDNIVSKESYDEDMPFYRTKVKLKKEIVTMGVEGIDPKRVVGTYVKPTEWNALISDPDVVLVDTRNDYEVQIGTFKNAINPKTETFREFPSYVKENMDPAKHKKVAMFCTGGIRCEKSTAYMLEQGFEEVYHLEGGILKYLEEVPKEETMWEGECFVFDNRVSVNHDLQKGEYDQCHACRMPITEEEKQSEHYVQGVSCVHCFDKFSDEQRQRFIERERQVQLARSRGEEHIGAEVLSAVEKHRLEKALEKERQRKVREAKAS